The region AGTACCCACCCCCATCCTGGGGCCTGGTCCGCTTCCAGTGATGAGTCCAGCTTAGAGACTGAGTCCAGTTCTAGACCCCACCCTAGTGCTATAACCAGGCCCATCTCCAGAATTCAGACAAGCTCTGGAACCCCATCCATTTCTGAGGCAAGGCCTGCCTCCAGAGCTCAGCCTGATGCCGAGCCCCGCTCTCACTGCGGAACGCAGACCAGCTCTAGAATGCCATCTAACTCTGGGACCCAGAACAATTTTAAGACCTGGGCAATTTCCAGAGCTCAGTCCAGCTCAGGCGCTCCACCCAGCTGCAGAACTCAGCTCAATTCTGAAGCACAGACTGGGTCTGAAATCCCTTCCAGCTCCCAAACACAGTCAGTTGCTGAGACCCCACTGAGTTCCAGAATCCAGCTAAACTCTGTAATCCAGTCTAGCCTTGGGACCCAGACCAATGCAGCAACAGATGTAATCTCCACAAATCTGTCTAGCTCTGAAAGCAGGCCCAGCTCCAGGACCCAGACTTGTTCAGGAGCTCAATCAACTTCTGGGACTCAGCTCATCTCGGAAACCCTACCAAGTTCTAGATACCAGCTCCAGGCCACAGCCCAAGGCAGCTCTGGTATTGAGCCGGACTTTGGGAAGCAGACCAGCTCTGGAACTCATCCAAGCTCTGGAGCCCAGTTAAGTTCAAGAATTCACTCCGTCTCTGGAACCCAGCCCAGCTCCACGATTCACTCCAGCCCTGAGACACAGGCCAACTTGGAAACCCAGAGTGATTCCAGAACCCAGCCTGGCTCTAGAACCCTGATCAGTTCTGGAACGCAACTCAGACCTGAGACCCAGCCCACCTCAGAGACTGAGCCCAGTGCAAGAATTCAGCCCACCTCCAGGATTCAGCTCAGCCCTGTGACCCAGCCCAAGCCTGGAACCCAGAGCAGTTCAAGAACTCAGCCCAGCTCTGAAACTTACCTTAGTTCCAGAACCCAGCCTGTTTCTGGAACCCAGTCCAGCTCTAGAACCCAGACCAGTTCTGGAACCCAGCTCAGCTCCAAGACCCAGCCCAGCTCTGGGACCCAGAGCAGTGTAAGAATTCAACCCAGCTCCGGAGCCCAGCTTAGCTCCAGAACTCGGTCTAGCCCTGAGACCTGGCTCAACTCTGAGACCCAGCTCAGTCGCAGGATTCAGTTCAGCTCTGAGACACAGCCCATCACTGGAAGCCAGCCCAGTTCAAGAATGCAGCCCAGCTCTGGAACTCACCTCGGCTCTAGAATCCAGCCTCTTTCTGGAACTCAACCCAGCTCCAGAACCCAGACTAGTTCTGGAACCCAGCTTAGCTCCAAGACCCCGCCCAGCTCTGGGACCCAGAGCAGTGTAAGAATTCAAACCACCTCTGGAGCCCCACTTAGCTCGAGAACCCAGTTTACTTCTGAGACCTGCCTCAGCTCTGAGATGCAGCTCAGCTCTGAAACCCAACCCAGTTCCAGAACCCTGATCAGTTCTGGAATGGAGCTCAGCTCTGGAGCCCAGCCCACCTCAGAGACCCAGAGCAGTGCAAGAATTCAAACCACCTCTGGAGCCCCGCTTAGCTCGAGAACCCAGTTTACTTCTGAGACCTGCCTCAGCTCTGAGATGCAGCTCAGCTCTGAAACCCAACCCAGTTCCAGAACCCTGATCAGTTCTGGAATGGAGCTCAGCTCTGGAGCCCAGCCCACCTCAGAGACCCAGCCCAGTGCAAGAATTCAGCCCAGCTCTGGAGCCCAGCTCAGCTCCAGAACCCAGCCTAGCTCTAGGATTCAGCTCAGCCCTGAGACCCCGCCCAAGTCTGGAACCCAGAGCAGGTCAAGAACTCAGCCCAGCTCTGGAACTTACCTTAGTTCCAGAACCCAGCCTGTTTCTGGAACCCAGTCCAGCTCCAGAACCCAGACCAGCTCAAAGATCCAGCTCAGCTCTAGAAATGGACTCCACCTACAGATCGCTCGCCTTGACCCTAGAACCGAGGCTGATCTCACTCCCCCAGCCCAACATCAGCCCCTAGGCCCACCACGCAGAGCCCCGACTCTGGCCCCTAGCACAGTGTCTCAGCCACGGCCCCAGCCCCATGATCTGGTACATGGAACGCAGGCCAACATTGTCCTGGGCCGAAGCTCACCAACTTCCCACCTGGCCCCACAGCCACAGACCCCGTCAGCCCCTCAGAAACCAGTCCTCTTCCCCAAGCCCCAGTTAGGACCCCAGAAGTCCACCCCACCCACCATATCTGTCATCTCTAGTTCTGCCCCCAGGGTGGCCCTCCTGCATTCCCAGACCCCTGAATCCCTAGCCCAGAGGCCTGTTCCCTCCCACACGCTCAAGGAGTCAGGGCCTGCTCCTTGGGGGTCAGAGCCCCTCCCCTACCAAGGGGAGCTGTAGCTTGAGGGTGACACAGTTTTGGCTTCCATGATCCCCCCATCCTGTCTCTGGCCCCTCCCAGCCTGGGTCCCCTGGAAGCAGCAGGTGACCTCATTCCCCCAGCAGGTAGGGGTGGGGAGAGTAGGGACAGTGGAAACAGGGGCTCTATTTTCACTTGGGCCTGGCTCTGGGAGGTGTAAGCAGATCCTAGGTCTGTGGAGTGGAaagctgggtgtgtgtgtggggggggcatgTGGGCAGGAGGTGGAGAAATGGGGGGCAGGAGGCAATCTTGTCCTCATGTACCTTGAGGGCTCATGGGGAATAAAGGCACCTCTCCCTGCAGCTGGGTGTGTCATTTCTGGGGGAGTTcgtgggaaggcagaggaaggggcaggcaTGAGGGTTTAGGGGGCACACATGACCACACCGATGCTTCCTAAGCGGCTGCTGTGTGCCAAGCCCTTTACTAAGTGTTACGGGCGCTCTGCAAAGGCTCAATCACCTGTCCCCTCAActgatgtttattgagcacctactatgggccaggtGCTGTTTGTTCAAGGTGCTGGGAGTCCGAAgtgttgagtgaaagaaacaggtacccccaggggcgcctgggtggctcagtcattgggctgAGTCATtgggccttcagctcaggtcatgatcccggggtcctgggatcgagccccacatcgggctccctgctcagcgggaagcctgcttctccctctcccactccccctgctcgtgttcctggtttcgctgtgtctctctctgtcaaataaataaataaaatcttttaaaaaaaacacaaaaaacaggtcccccctctgccccgcccccacccccaccccccagctctgcTCCGGCTGCCGGCCGTGGGCACGCCGTGGAACAGTGATCTGATGCGCCAACTTTAAAGATTGATGACTTCCAGACTCAAAGGAAAGTAAGGCTGGGGGGGCCAAGATATATTTTGGCAAGAGAGGGGGTGTGTCACCTGTGCACATTCAGTATTTCCTAAGCAGAGCCTTCTCGGGTTGGGGTACCCAAGGGGATCAACTGTACCCCAGGAAGCAGGTCAAAGTCAGGGTTTGGAGTCCCCCATTCCCAGAGGATTTCTGGAAGGGGAGGCTTGCAAGTCTCGTTTCCTCACACACCCCCTAACATGCCTGCCCACCCttcctggggcggggagggggatggggaagagTTGGGGAGTCCCCAACGCTGATGGAGGACAGCCCACGATCCTGCCATTCGAAGGCTTGGTCCTTCTGATACTCCCAGCTCCTGGAACCCCAGGACAGGCAGCTGTGACCGTCAGGGAGGCGGGAGATCTCAGGAGGGACGCGCTGGCTGGGGGGGTTTCCGTGCGGCTGCCCCCTCAGGCTCTACTGCACCGTGCGTCTCTGGGTGAGCTGCGGCTGCAGGGACAGCGACCTGGGCCGGGTGCTGAGGCGAGGGTGGAGGCGCCGGATCACGGCCCGGCGGAACAGGATGTACACCCAGGGGTCGAGGATCTGGTTCCAGGTGGCCACGCGCAGGTAAATGAGCAGCTGCTGCTCAGTGGCTTGGGACAGCTGCCCCGTGGGGCTCATGGCGGGAGGGCTGCGCAGCACTGTTTGAGCGATGAAGACCTGCCGGGGGGTCAGAGCAGTTAGCTGGGGCCCCGCAGCCCCTGCGACACCCCCCCGCTGCCgagatcgggggggggggggacttctCTCActgccttgctgtgtgacctggggagggctgcccagcctctctgagcttcagttgaTATGGCTGGAAAAGAGCGCACTTTTCCTGCCCATGTCCCGGGGGCAAGTAAACACGGTGGGAAAGAAGACTCGCAGGTGTGGGCAGGTGAGTCACTGACTGCCCACGTTATTATCCTCTTAAACACGTTACCGTTTATAAACATTCTATGATATAAAACTATACTATTCAATTGCacactaaatatttaatttttatgttctatgttttattttatttattttttaaaaaagattttatttattttttcatgagagagagaggcagagggagagacagggtcccctcggagcaggaagcccgatgcgggacttgatcccaggaccccaggatcatgacctgagctgaaagcagatggccaaccaactcagccacccaggtgccctatatgttttattttaaataattttatattatattaaaacgtatattttatacaattttatgacacggttttatattaaataattctgTATTACATTTgtatattgaattatttaaatatttttattactattgaaATTTATGTTTAGTATGGCATGTCATGTGATTTACAAATACGTAAGAAATTAATTATCTAATAATATATTGTTAATTATCATTATCGTAATATATTggagttatattttatatagtatttaaaattatataatattaccGTTATAACTATAactgtataatttatataattaaatataaattataatacaataaGAATGTGATagttataatgtatattttataactataattaaaaatttatattgtcAAGTATAATTATAATTCATATTGTGTTAaagtattatattaaaataaatgattatggtGAAATATTCATGGTGGGGCCCCTGCTGGCTCAATCGGTGGACtgtgcaattcttgatcttggggttgtgagttcaaaccccacgttgggcgtagagattacttaaaaataagatctttttaggggcgcctgggtggctcagtcagttaagcgtctgcctttggctcaggtcatgatcccagagtcctgggatcaagtcccgcatcaggctccctgctcagcgaagagcctgcttctccctctgcctgctgtgcctcctgcttgtgctctctttctctctctgtgtcaaataaataaatgaaatctttaaaaaaaaaaaagatcttaaaaaaattatattactgTCTCCTGAGCACCTACTGCGTGCTGGGCAAAGCTGGGGACACTGCACCAGCCACAACAGACCAGGTCTTTCTGGCACAGGCTTGCAGCCCCGTCAGCATGGTGGCCAGGCAGTCCCAGTGTGGCGGTGGGGGTGACAGAGCCATGACGGGGAGAGCGAGGCAGGCCCCGTGGGAGGTAGAGTGGGCGCCGGAGCTGACCTGGGGGCAGAAGCCGCTTGGCACACAGGGGTTCCGCAGGCGAGTTTGAAGGCAGTGTCTGTGGGCCTATCTTCTGGGGCCATGGGGAGCCAGGGGAGGCTTTAGGGCAGGGGCTGgctgtgggccaaatctggccttccacctctttctgttttgtttgctttgttttttcgtttggctttattgttttgttaagaATGTTTTTACCGGTGCCAATAGTGGGAGAAAAACTAGGAAGGGGGGCATTTGTGACAGGTGAAAATGACACGGGATTCAAATCCCAGGGTCCACACACGGAGTCCTACGGACACACAGCCACGCCCATTTGTCTCCGGTGGCTGCTCTCCCGCCCCGATGGGACAGCAGAGCTGAGTGTCTGTGACAGAGGCCAcgtttaaaatatttaccatatggCCCTTTATGGAAAAGTTTGCCCACAAAGGAGACTCAGTTTTTTTAACGATTCAACGTTTCTACCTAAGGGAAGGGACGCCTTCTCCCTTATGCCTAGTGAGTAAACTCCTATTCATGCTTCAGAGCCCCAGCTCTAATGGTTCGGAGAAGGACAGAGCCCATTCTGGGCGtccctggggggggtggggcagggaggagagcaaGGCGCAGCAGCGTGGATGAGTCTGCTGGAGGTCAGGGTCCTTGTGAGGTGACAGGCGTGCGCATCtccaggggaggggagcagagagccAGCAAGGAGTCGGTGCCTGGGGTGGGTCCCAGCTGCTGGCACCGATGGGTTCCCACGGGGGCCGCAGCCGCAGAATGCTGCTCTGGCTAGCAAATGTGCTCTTGTCCTGCCCTTGGGGTTTCCTTCCCAGGCCTGTTCTCATGGATCTGAGGGTATTTACATATTGACTTACTATTATTAGTACCCTTAATAGTCACTGGGCAGCACCTGAGTCAGGTCCCACCCTCCTCTGCCCACCGTCCTCCAGGGCTCCCACCTCCCGGGTGGAAAAGCCCACATCCTCCCTGCGGTCCCCTAGGCCCTGCACGACCTatcccctccccgccctcccctcctccctctctctccctcacccactctgCTCCTTCTCATTGATCTTCCAATATGCCAGGCAgggtcctgccccagggcctttgcatgtgctgtgcCCTCTTCCTGGAACGCTTCCACCCCAGATCTCCACACACAGTTCACTTCCTCACCTCCGCCgtgtctttgctcaaatgtcatcttcacCGAGAAGTCCCTGACCACGATCTGCCCCAGTCTCTTAGGACGCCCGGAATGAGCCCTGCTCTGCTCTGAACCATCGGAGCTGGGGCTCTGAAGCATGGGTAGGAGTTCCACCTCTAGATAAAACCCAGGAAGGCATCCTAGGTAGAATCTCCCTGAATCGTGAAATGACTCTTAGGGCCCCTTTGGTGGCACACATTTTCTTCAAGGGCCGTGCAGCCTCAAAACGACAAGGAAGCacatgggtgtggctgtgttctaacAGGACTTTATTTCTGGATGCGGAAATCTGAATTCCATGTCATTGTCACGTgtcacaaaatatcaaaatatgatGCTTCTTTGCACTTTTTCTCTGACCACTTAACGTTTGTAAAAAATtcttagcaaaacaaaaaacccagagcaaaagcaaaaaaacaaatttgtgatctctccttttgcaggttttttttttttaagattttatttttaagtcatttctacacccaacgggggggctcgaactcataaccccgagttgaagagtcgcatgctccaccgactgaaccCACTTGGCACCTCTGCCCATTTGGTTATTGTTCTAGTTCTTTTCACTTCCTACTGACTACCGCTTTCCACATCCATAGGCTATGTTTATGGTCTGCCTTCCCCACTGGCAAGAGCTCCTGGAAAGATCTCTGTCACTTCTGTTCTGGGCTGTGTCCTCAGTGTCTAGACCAGAGCCTGGAACATAGGAGTCACTCATGAAATGTTTGTGGAAGGAGCAGATGATTAATGAGTTCACCATCACTCGGAAGGGCAGACTTCTAATCCCCATGATCAGACACCAAGGCTGGAGGAGGGAAGCCCAGAGCCAGTCATGCAGCAAAGTCCTTGCTGGACATGGGCTGGAAACCGAGTGTCTGACTTCAGACTCCAGACATGTCCTGATCgaatcagaaatggaaaaatagccACCCCAAATGGCTAACTACACTGATCAGTGGAAGGACTTCAGCCAAGCTCCCCTGACTCGGAAAATCTGGGCAGAGCTGGGTTTCAGCCTAGAACTAGGCACAAAGTAGACTCAGGAAATGTTTGATGATTCAGTGATACTACCTAGAATGCCTTCCTTGGTTTTGTTTCATAGGTAAACTCCTATGTATCCTTCAAAACCCCAGCCCCAATGCCCCTTCTCTGGAAGACTTTCTCTGATACCCCACAGAACCTTGGAGCCCCTCCCCGGGCATCCCAGTCCTGCCCCCCAGGTTGGAGGTCATCTGTGTCTTGTTCACGAGCTCCTCAAGGAAGGACACTCGAACACTGGGGTCTGTGTCCATGTTTTCTTGGGTAGATGAAAACCCGAGGATTTAAATCCcttgtggaggggcacctgggtggctccgtcggttaagcacctgccttcggctcaggtcatgatctcagggtcctgggatcgagccccgcatcaggct is a window of Zalophus californianus isolate mZalCal1 chromosome 1, mZalCal1.pri.v2, whole genome shotgun sequence DNA encoding:
- the LOC113916138 gene encoding cell wall protein DAN4-like: MQFSSETQPSSKTQPFPRTQDSSEAKPSSKIKLRSESQISFKTQPSSEINPSSGSQPRSMTKPFHKTQSDAGTQDNPMTQPYLDSRSSSGTPINSGAQFRLQKQSSNSSHTSSGLEDGSQTQPCSRAQMHAAAQSRPRSQPCSKTQLHSSTHPHPGAWSASSDESSLETESSSRPHPSAITRPISRIQTSSGTPSISEARPASRAQPDAEPRSHCGTQTSSRMPSNSGTQNNFKTWAISRAQSSSGAPPSCRTQLNSEAQTGSEIPSSSQTQSVAETPLSSRIQLNSVIQSSLGTQTNAATDVISTNLSSSESRPSSRTQTCSGAQSTSGTQLISETLPSSRYQLQATAQGSSGIEPDFGKQTSSGTHPSSGAQLSSRIHSVSGTQPSSTIHSSPETQANLETQSDSRTQPGSRTLISSGTQLRPETQPTSETEPSARIQPTSRIQLSPVTQPKPGTQSSSRTQPSSETYLSSRTQPVSGTQSSSRTQTSSGTQLSSKTQPSSGTQSSVRIQPSSGAQLSSRTRSSPETWLNSETQLSRRIQFSSETQPITGSQPSSRMQPSSGTHLGSRIQPLSGTQPSSRTQTSSGTQLSSKTPPSSGTQSSVRIQTTSGAPLSSRTQFTSETCLSSEMQLSSETQPSSRTLISSGMELSSGAQPTSETQSSARIQTTSGAPLSSRTQFTSETCLSSEMQLSSETQPSSRTLISSGMELSSGAQPTSETQPSARIQPSSGAQLSSRTQPSSRIQLSPETPPKSGTQSRSRTQPSSGTYLSSRTQPVSGTQSSSRTQTSSKIQLSSRNGLHLQIARLDPRTEADLTPPAQHQPLGPPRRAPTLAPSTVSQPRPQPHDLVHGTQANIVLGRSSPTSHLAPQPQTPSAPQKPVLFPKPQLGPQKSTPPTISVISSSAPRVALLHSQTPESLAQRPVPSHTLKESGPAPWGSEPLPYQGEL